CGTGTTGTGAGACAGATCCCGTTCGAGTTGGTGATAGGCTTCCTCCCGGTCCACGTCGATCCGGGGAATACAGCGATACTTCCTGGACAGATAGCGCTGCCTGGAGCCGTGATATTTCTGAAATTTCACGAAGCGGTAGTCTTCGGCTCCATAGTGGCCGCAAAATTCCTCGTCATAGCCATACAGGCGCAGGAATCTGGCTCTGGAGAGCAAAAAAGTGTTGGAGTGCCCGTGCCGCATTTTTTGGGTGAGCGGATCGGTACGGTAGATTTTGAAGAAATCTCTTCCGCATTCCCGCATCCGGACCATCTCGGCCAGGGTGGCTTCGGGAAACTCATGGTCAATATCCGTGAGCAACACCTTGTCTGATGCGGCGTAAACCACTCCCAAATTTCGAGCGCCGCCCTGGTTCCAGGGGATGTCATCCGTGATGCGCAGCCAGATCAGGTTCAAGTCCAGATCCGGTACGTCGAAGCGCAGCGGTGAGCCGTCGTCCACCACCACGAACTGAATTCTGTCCAGGAGATCCGGTGCGTATTGCTGATACCGAGCCAGCAGATCCAGCACCGTATCCGGGCGTTTCTGGTCCAGATAGTAGTGGGTGACGTAGCTCAGCTTGATGTGGGATTTGTCCTGGCTACGAAGCGAACAACTTGATTCGGACCTGTTCATTGGTGGTTCTCTTTGCGGCCAGCCGGCGTCCGGGTATCCGTCAATCGTCGCATCAACGACTCGACACGGCGGCCCATGGCGGAAAGCGTGAACGTGGACTGGACCTGACGTAGCGCATTTTCGGCCATCATCGCCCCGAGATCCGGACGGCGCAGAACCGTGGTGATCGCCGCGGCCAGGGCCGCCGGATCGCCGGGGGCAACGAGCAGGCCCGTGTGCTGGTGGTCCACGATTTCAGGGATACCGCCGACATTCGTGCCCACGAAGGGACATTGCGCGAACATGGCTTGCAGTCCGGATTGGGGGATGCCTTCATTTTTGGTACTGGCCAGGACGGCCACGTCCAGACCGCGAAAAAAAGGCCAGACATCTTCCTGATGACCGGGCAGGAAAATTCGCGAAGCAAAGGCGCTCTCCCGGCTGCGTTTGGAATAGTCGCCCATGACCGGCCCCCCGCCAATCAGGAGCAGGCGGGCTTCGGGCTGTTTTGCGGCCATGCGCTCAAACGCGTCAATGAGTACGTATTGTCCCTTCCAGCTGCGCAATACCGATACCTGACCGATCAGATGGGCCGTGTCCGGGAGGTTGAACCGTTCCAGTAACGCAGCCCGGGCCTGCGCGCGGGAAGACAGGTGCGGTGGAGCAATGCCCGTGGGAATAGAGCTGATTTTATCCGCCGGTAGGCCCAGGTTGCGCTGCAAACTGTTCTGAATGGTCTCGGCCGTGGTCACTACATGGTCGCACAGTCCGCGGTACTGCCAGCGGTTCATGAAATTGTTCCCCACCGGCGTGCTCACGTGGCGGTAGCGGATGGTCGCCGGAACCGCGCAGAACCTGGCCGCCGTCAGCCCCACCCAACTGTCCACGCTGCTGTGGGTGCAGACGACGTCAGGTTGGATGGCCCTGAAGCGGGTGACCATGCGGATGAAGTCAGCGAGTTGGCGCGACCGGGTAAATGTTGCCGCCTCGCAGGACAGCCCCGCATCACGACAGCGACGAAAAAGCTGACCATGTCCCGGGGTAAATATGTGGACGCGGTGACCGTGCGCGTGGAACCACAGAGCCTCGTTCAGCACGCGGATATCCTGGCCACCCCAGGCGTCCGAGGCTTCGGTATGAATGATATTCAGGGGGGGCATTGCGTGGAAAAAGAGGTGGGCGCTCTCAATTCCCTCAGGTTGCTTCCAGCAGGCCTTGAGCGAATTGAGGGCGCCTGGTCACTTCCAGATCACGAGGTGTTTCCCGGCTTGGCCGGGGAAACACTCTTCAAGACGTCAATTTGCAATTATTTACACGTTCCGATGGAGTCGAACCTGCATGTCCGACCGTCAGGCCAAATCGCCTTGCTGAAGTTGGCTCCAGAAAGGTTTGCGCCGTCCATCTGGGCGTCGTAAAGGTAAGCGTCAATGAAGTTGGCCCCGGAAAGGTTGGCATTTCTCAGGTCCGCCCCTTTGAAGTAGGCTCCCTGCAGGTTCATTCCGGAGAGATCGTGGCCACTCAGGTTGACCCCGGGGCAACGGGTGTAGGGCTGCAATGTGCAATTGTCCACAACCTGCTGGGCAATTGCCGGGACCACTCCGACAAGAAGGCATACAAACAATACGGCTGTTCTGATCATGAGCACCGTCCTCCGCTCTGGTGGCGTGTCGATAAAAGGGATTGGTTGGAACAGTTACTGGATCTTCCAGGAGCCGTCCGGCATGCGGCACGCGGTACCGTAGGCCTGTTCAATCCTGCCGCCGACTTCCACTTCTGTGACGAATTCCCGGCAGTATTGGCCGTCGGTCCGTTGAAAGGTGTTGACCGGCGTGACGCGAAAATTGTTGCCCGTGTCCGGGTTTCTCCACTGCGAGGTTTGGCCTGTGGGCTGTGTCTCCAGGGTGCGAGTGACCTGCTGCTGGTCCATGCGGTCCATGTAGCCGCCGACATAGCTGCCCAGAGCAGCACCGAGGATCGTGCCGCCGATGATGGCCGCAACTCGGCCGCTTCCGGCACCGATTTGCGCACCGGCGATGCCGCCACCGATCCCACCGAGCAGGCCGCCGCCGATCTGGTTGATTTGTCCGCTGCCGGCACCACCATGCGCTCCACCGCAACCAGCGGCCAGCAGGGCGAGAATCGCCAGCATTGTCAGGGCTTTTTGCATTGATCGCTTGTCCATATTGCCTCCGATAAGAACGTGTTGGCTGGTTCTGGCTTGAAATGTTCGAAGAAAACGTCTGGACTACTGTTCACTTTTCAGCTCTCGTTGCATCAGCTCTTGAACGGCCAATGCAGGGTCCTTGTTTTCGTAGAGCACCTGAAAGACCTGTTCCGTAATGGGCAGGTCGACCTTGTGCCTACGGCCCAGGGCATGGACGGATTCCGTGGTCTTGACGCCCTCGGCGACCATTTTCATCTGGCCGAGGATGTTCAGCAAGGTATGGCCCTGGGCCAGCTTCAGCCCGACCTGGCGGTTGCGGGATAAATCCCCGGTACAAGTCAGGACCAGATCGCCCATGCCGGACAGTCCCATGAACGTCTGGGCCTGGGCGCCCATGGCCACTCCCAGGCGGGACATTTCCGCCAATCCACGGGTAATCAACGCGGCTCTGGCATTGGTACCAAAACCCAGGCCGTCGGAAATGCCGGCGGCAATGGCGATGATGTTTTTCAGGGCACCGCCCAACTCCACTCCGCGGACGTCCTTGTTGGTGTAGACCCGAAATGTTTCAGTGGAAAGCAGGCTTTGGATAGATTTTGCCGCGGCGTTGTCCTTGCAGCCCAACGTGACCGCCGTGGGCATGCCCCTGCTGACTTCCCTGGCAAAGGAGGGGCCGGAGAGCATGGCAAAAACCGGTTTGAGGCCGGTCAATGCCTCCGCGGTTACCTCGGACATGGTCTGCAATGTGTCCAGGGCAATGCCCTTGCTGGCGGAGATGATGATGGGTTTTTTGGGAAGAAATTCCCGGACGGTCTTGAGTACACCGCCGTAAAACTGGCTGGGGATGACGAAAAGAAAAAAGTCCGCACCGTCCATGACCTGGGCCAGGTCGTCACTGGCAGTGAGGCCCGCGGCCAGTTCCAGGTCAGGAAGATACCAGGGATTGCATCGCCTTGTTCGAATCAAGGAGGCGAGTTCTTTTTCCCGGACCCAGAGCCGGGCCGAACCGTGTTTGTGCGCCAGCAGATTGGCCAGGGTCGTGCCCCAGCTGCCGCCGCCGAATACCGCTGTTTGCATGGTGAGGGGGTCCGTTGTGCTGAGGTTGAAGAGGTCGCTTGCGCCGAGCCGGTATCGCAATGCGACACCAATAGCCGCTGTGGGTAGTACCGACAAAGAGGCCACCAGCAAAGATGCCAAGGGAAACGTGCGTTTTTTCTACTCCAAGCCACAGCCTCAAGCAAGTGTGTTTCCTCGTCGCTCAGAGTACAGGTATGCTCATCGCAATCGCAATCGCAATCGAAATCGCAATCGGAAAGTGGGTCAGAAGTCGATTTCGATCACGATTTCGATACCGATTTGGATTTCGGTCAGGATAGCCGCGAAGATCAAGTAAAATCTGTTGTTGAGTCCTCCACCACTCCCTCAAAGCACCTTGCGCCCTTGAGTCGAAATCACTTCTGGATCACAAGGCCCAAGGGCGTAGAGGCGGATTTTCGTGCTGCGGGGAAACTCCTTGCGCAGCAGTCCTTGCAAAAGCTTGCGGAGTTTTTCCAGGGCGATATTCTCAAAAAAATCCTTGGCAAAGCCATCCTGGTGAACGTTCCAGGCGTTGTCCGCCACGCGATGAAACAGCACCCGACGATTTCGCTTGTAGGTGCGGATTTCCAGGCAGTGACCCTGGGGGAGTTTGGTCAGTCGTTCCAGGATGGCGGGAATGGCGGAGTTTTTGTCGATCATGTTCGCGGAGGGTGACGGGTGAGGTTATCGGCCGATGAGGCAAATGGAAATCTTTTCCAGGTCGTCTTGACGAACCCAGTCCCACTTTTCCTGAAACAGACGGTCACTGCGAAACAGGCCTCCCTCCTGGACGCGGTTCAGAAACCGTTCCAGTTGCCCCGGCCCTCCGTTGTACATGGCATAGAGCATGCCCGCCTTAAGGTCCGCGGACCACTGCACCTCGGGTTCTCTGGCCATCCTGGGTCTGGCGTACTTGGCGTAATAGAGATCCAGAATTTCGGCCCCGGCCTGGGCGTTGTAGGTGATATCCCACCGCAGGCGGTCTTGGTCGTAAAGCCCGCGCCAAACCCGCTCGTTGATCTGCATGATTCCGACGGAGGTATTGTTGAAGGACCGGAGGTAGATGATCCGGTCCTCTGATTTGATGAATTGCCGGAAGCAGCTTTCCTGCCAAGCCGCAGCCAAAACCAGATCGAGGAAAAAGCCGTGGCGCTCTTCCGGTCTCGCGCTATTGTTCATGACAGCTTCCGTGCGGTCTCGGAGCAGCCCGGTCACCCGGGCCATATATGCATCCAGATTTTGCCCCTTGAACGTCCAAAGGGAAAGATCGACGTCTTGGCCGGCCGGAGGGGAAGCGGCCTGAGCCGCGGGAATGAAAAAGGTCGCAAAATGCTCCTGCAGAAAGTTCAATCCTTGGGACCACCGGAACCCGGGCCGACCCTCTTCCCGGCCCAAGTCCTCGCTTTTCTGCCTGTCGCCCTGTATGTTGTCCTGATCGTTGTCTTGCCTCCTGTCTTGCATGGTGTCCTCTTCCGTGCCGCGCATGATGTCCAATCCGAGGCCGCGGCGTAACTCCGGAAGCAGATCCGGCGCATATTCCAAGTGCGTCTCCTGATTGCCCAGCAACGTGGCCAGGCGGATCAGTCCTTCCCGGCTGATCTCCATTCCCAGGGTCGGTCCCAGCTTGTCCAATGCCAAGAGAGCGTCGGAAGCGGAAAAAAAGGCCAGGTAGCCCAACAGGGAGTCGTTGTCGGCCATCAGGCGATGGCCGCGAAACAGCGGCCCAAGTCTTGTCCAGGCTTCCATGAACTGCGCTCGAACCAGGTCGGTCCGGCCCAGGGGATCGTCGAGGTGGAAGATGAACTCATGGCGCAAACGCAACAGGACATCCAGCAGAAGCGCATGTTCACTTTCCGTGAGCTCTCTGGTCGCCAGGGTGGTTATCAAGTGGATCAAAAATGCATCCCAGACTTCCCAGGCAACAATGAACCGTTTCAGTTCCTCGTCAGACAGGTACGCCTCCAACCGCTCCGGCTCGGGTTGGTAAAGGTCGTCAAAAACGGTCAGCACATTCTCCAGGCGCAACCCGTGATCCTGGATGAGCATCTGCCCTGGACGGAGGTCCCGCAGCATCTCCAGCACACGGGAGCGATCCTTTGCTGTCAGCATCATTGGCAGGAAGTCTTGCAGCTCGCGTTTGGGCGGACCGAGATTCACCGTTATGCCGGCCAGGGAGCCCAGGACGTGGTCCTCCACCAAACGCCAGGCCAGAGATGCCAAGCGGGCCGGTTGGCCGTCCAGGGTGCGTAGTTCAGACCTGACCGGTGTAAAATGCAGGACCCATTCCTCCGCAGAGACCGAGGGGCGTTGGTACATGACCAGCATTCCGTTGAACCGCAGCGGCAGAAGACAGTAATTGCCTATGCTCCGGCCATGGCGCAAATGGACCTGCGTTTCCATGAGCAATTCGCCGTCCTCGGCCCGGAACCGGGGGGCGGAAACCGTGACGTCCTGACAGCCATCAT
This is a stretch of genomic DNA from Desulfonatronum thioautotrophicum. It encodes these proteins:
- a CDS encoding pentapeptide repeat-containing protein, which translates into the protein MIRTAVLFVCLLVGVVPAIAQQVVDNCTLQPYTRCPGVNLSGHDLSGMNLQGAYFKGADLRNANLSGANFIDAYLYDAQMDGANLSGANFSKAIWPDGRTCRFDSIGTCK
- a CDS encoding NAD(P)H-dependent glycerol-3-phosphate dehydrogenase, with protein sequence MQTAVFGGGSWGTTLANLLAHKHGSARLWVREKELASLIRTRRCNPWYLPDLELAAGLTASDDLAQVMDGADFFLFVIPSQFYGGVLKTVREFLPKKPIIISASKGIALDTLQTMSEVTAEALTGLKPVFAMLSGPSFAREVSRGMPTAVTLGCKDNAAAKSIQSLLSTETFRVYTNKDVRGVELGGALKNIIAIAAGISDGLGFGTNARAALITRGLAEMSRLGVAMGAQAQTFMGLSGMGDLVLTCTGDLSRNRQVGLKLAQGHTLLNILGQMKMVAEGVKTTESVHALGRRHKVDLPITEQVFQVLYENKDPALAVQELMQRELKSEQ
- a CDS encoding RT0821/Lpp0805 family surface protein — translated: MDKRSMQKALTMLAILALLAAGCGGAHGGAGSGQINQIGGGLLGGIGGGIAGAQIGAGSGRVAAIIGGTILGAALGSYVGGYMDRMDQQQVTRTLETQPTGQTSQWRNPDTGNNFRVTPVNTFQRTDGQYCREFVTEVEVGGRIEQAYGTACRMPDGSWKIQ
- a CDS encoding glycosyltransferase, with the protein product MNRSESSCSLRSQDKSHIKLSYVTHYYLDQKRPDTVLDLLARYQQYAPDLLDRIQFVVVDDGSPLRFDVPDLDLNLIWLRITDDIPWNQGGARNLGVVYAASDKVLLTDIDHEFPEATLAEMVRMRECGRDFFKIYRTDPLTQKMRHGHSNTFLLSRARFLRLYGYDEEFCGHYGAEDYRFVKFQKYHGSRQRYLSRKYRCIPRIDVDREEAYHQLERDLSHNTPVDARKEFEMKQYGKDAGHSRMFLRFCWEVVVDRSRNVCIQPKRNPLWQKSWYWRWLVGER
- a CDS encoding lytic transglycosylase domain-containing protein, with protein sequence MSVGVRKEPYPAGTYAGGNLEKPLKTLYSGNDGCQDVTVSAPRFRAEDGELLMETQVHLRHGRSIGNYCLLPLRFNGMLVMYQRPSVSAEEWVLHFTPVRSELRTLDGQPARLASLAWRLVEDHVLGSLAGITVNLGPPKRELQDFLPMMLTAKDRSRVLEMLRDLRPGQMLIQDHGLRLENVLTVFDDLYQPEPERLEAYLSDEELKRFIVAWEVWDAFLIHLITTLATRELTESEHALLLDVLLRLRHEFIFHLDDPLGRTDLVRAQFMEAWTRLGPLFRGHRLMADNDSLLGYLAFFSASDALLALDKLGPTLGMEISREGLIRLATLLGNQETHLEYAPDLLPELRRGLGLDIMRGTEEDTMQDRRQDNDQDNIQGDRQKSEDLGREEGRPGFRWSQGLNFLQEHFATFFIPAAQAASPPAGQDVDLSLWTFKGQNLDAYMARVTGLLRDRTEAVMNNSARPEERHGFFLDLVLAAAWQESCFRQFIKSEDRIIYLRSFNNTSVGIMQINERVWRGLYDQDRLRWDITYNAQAGAEILDLYYAKYARPRMAREPEVQWSADLKAGMLYAMYNGGPGQLERFLNRVQEGGLFRSDRLFQEKWDWVRQDDLEKISICLIGR
- a CDS encoding glycosyltransferase family 4 protein; protein product: MPPLNIIHTEASDAWGGQDIRVLNEALWFHAHGHRVHIFTPGHGQLFRRCRDAGLSCEAATFTRSRQLADFIRMVTRFRAIQPDVVCTHSSVDSWVGLTAARFCAVPATIRYRHVSTPVGNNFMNRWQYRGLCDHVVTTAETIQNSLQRNLGLPADKISSIPTGIAPPHLSSRAQARAALLERFNLPDTAHLIGQVSVLRSWKGQYVLIDAFERMAAKQPEARLLLIGGGPVMGDYSKRSRESAFASRIFLPGHQEDVWPFFRGLDVAVLASTKNEGIPQSGLQAMFAQCPFVGTNVGGIPEIVDHQHTGLLVAPGDPAALAAAITTVLRRPDLGAMMAENALRQVQSTFTLSAMGRRVESLMRRLTDTRTPAGRKENHQ